One window of the Methanocaldococcus vulcanius M7 genome contains the following:
- a CDS encoding FlaD/FlaE family flagellar protein — protein MDALASTILEVHKPAKLDNIPDDPIAVILALKWLEYLCERVGPENVPDVLEFYYMLGWLGDKALAKLLKFLKGIKVDEENVVEGSGKLNITDHIISLLFIERLNGKKISPELLDKIEWELRKIKKGAEQFYGI, from the coding sequence ATGGATGCACTCGCTTCGACAATATTAGAAGTTCATAAACCTGCGAAATTAGATAACATTCCTGACGATCCTATTGCAGTAATTTTAGCTTTAAAATGGCTTGAATATCTATGTGAGAGAGTGGGACCTGAAAACGTCCCGGATGTTTTAGAGTTTTATTACATGCTCGGATGGTTAGGAGATAAAGCACTTGCAAAATTATTAAAGTTCTTAAAAGGAATAAAAGTTGATGAGGAAAATGTAGTAGAAGGTTCAGGAAAACTTAACATCACAGATCATATAATTTCACTACTGTTCATAGAAAGATTAAACGGAAAAAAGATCTCTCCAGAATTACTGGATAAGATAGAATGGGAACTTAGAAAAATAAAGAAGGGGGCTGAACAGTTCTATGGGATTTAG